The following proteins come from a genomic window of Streptococcus oralis:
- the yfmH gene encoding EF-P 5-aminopentanol modification-associated protein YfmH translates to MTPVTFEEKYYPAVKETVYQTRLSNGLTVSLLPKKQFNEVYGVVTVRFGSVDTSFTLSEKGLQCYPAGIAHFLEHKLFERENAEDVMESFTRLGADSNAFTSFTKTSYLFSTIDHLSENLDLLEELVTVAHFTEESVEREREIIQQEREMYQDDPDSRLFFATLANLYPNTPLAADIVGSEKSINNIQLNDLKNNFTAFYKPVNMSLFLVGNFDVDAVEKYFSQKKLRDLEEMVVRKEKLTLQAVKETDSLRMEVSSPKLAVGIRGTGEVAEADCYRYNVLLKLLFTMLFGWTSERFQKLYETGKLDASLSLEVEVNSRFHFVMLTMETKEPVSLSHQFRKAIHNFTKDSDLTEEHLDLVKSEMFGEFFSSMNSLEFIATQYEPVDRGETIFDLPKILQEITLDDVLEAGHRLIDGGDLVDFTIFPA, encoded by the coding sequence ATGACACCAGTTACCTTTGAAGAAAAATACTATCCTGCTGTAAAGGAGACGGTTTATCAGACTCGTCTATCAAATGGATTGACAGTTTCTCTCCTTCCTAAGAAACAATTTAATGAAGTTTACGGAGTTGTAACAGTTCGATTTGGCTCAGTAGACACAAGCTTTACACTATCTGAAAAAGGTTTACAGTGTTATCCAGCTGGAATTGCACATTTTCTTGAACACAAACTGTTTGAGAGAGAAAATGCTGAAGATGTTATGGAGTCTTTTACACGCTTGGGAGCTGATAGCAATGCTTTTACAAGTTTTACAAAGACGAGCTATTTGTTTTCAACAATAGATCATTTATCAGAAAATTTGGATTTGCTTGAAGAATTGGTAACAGTTGCTCATTTTACAGAAGAGTCAGTTGAGCGAGAGAGGGAAATTATCCAACAGGAACGTGAGATGTACCAAGACGATCCAGATTCGCGTCTGTTTTTTGCAACATTAGCAAATCTTTATCCCAATACTCCTCTGGCAGCAGATATTGTTGGAAGTGAAAAGTCAATTAACAATATCCAGCTAAATGACTTAAAAAATAACTTTACAGCCTTTTACAAACCTGTCAATATGTCTTTGTTTTTAGTTGGGAATTTTGATGTAGATGCGGTTGAGAAGTATTTTTCACAAAAGAAACTTAGAGACTTGGAAGAAATGGTAGTAAGGAAGGAGAAGCTTACTTTACAAGCTGTCAAAGAAACAGACAGTCTCCGGATGGAGGTTTCTTCTCCAAAACTTGCTGTTGGAATTAGGGGAACAGGTGAGGTGGCAGAGGCAGATTGCTACCGTTATAATGTTTTGCTAAAATTATTGTTTACGATGCTGTTTGGTTGGACTTCTGAGCGATTTCAAAAGTTATATGAGACAGGGAAGTTGGATGCGTCATTGTCACTTGAGGTTGAAGTCAACAGTCGCTTTCATTTTGTGATGTTGACGATGGAAACGAAAGAACCTGTTTCTTTGTCTCATCAATTTCGAAAGGCTATTCACAACTTTACGAAAGATTCAGATCTTACAGAGGAACATCTCGATCTTGTTAAGAGTGAGATGTTTGGGGAATTTTTTAGTAGTATGAACTCCTTGGAGTTTATTGCGACACAGTATGAACCAGTCGACAGAGGAGAAACTATTTTTGATTTACCAAAAATTTTACAAGAAATTACTTTAGACGATGTTCTTGAAGCAGGTCATCGTTTGATAGATGGTGGTGATCTAGTTGATTTTACAATCTTTCCAGCTTAA
- the yfmF gene encoding EF-P 5-aminopentanol modification-associated protein YfmF, whose translation MELVSGISANFIQSKKFKTNKITIRFTAPLSLETIAGRMLSASMLETANKAHPTSQAFRRYLASLYGTDISTSAYRRGQVHILDLTFTYVRDDFLSKKNVLTSQIFELVRQTLFAPLAQDGAFEPALFEIERKQLLASLATDMDDSFYFAHKELDSLFFHDERLQLRYSDLRNRISNESPGSSYTCFQDALNKDRIDFFFLGDFNEVEVKEWLRSFSFTGRQIDVKPQYKQPYSNVLREGMVRKNVGQSVLELAYHCSTSYGDKHHLAMVVMNGLLGGFAHSKLFTNVRENAGLAYTISSQLDLFSGQLRMYAGIDREKRNQARKLMNHQLLELKKGNFTDLEIEQTKEMIRRTLLLAQDSQSSLIERVYLNSLLGKSTSDFDNWIEKLNQVDKEAICKAANSVRLQAIYFMEGIE comes from the coding sequence ATGGAGTTGGTGTCTGGAATTTCAGCAAATTTTATTCAATCCAAAAAGTTTAAAACAAATAAAATCACTATTCGTTTTACTGCTCCCTTATCTCTTGAGACAATAGCGGGACGCATGTTAAGTGCAAGTATGTTGGAAACTGCCAATAAAGCTCACCCAACATCTCAAGCTTTTCGCAGATATTTGGCAAGTTTATATGGAACGGATATTTCCACAAGTGCTTATCGTAGGGGACAGGTACATATTCTTGACCTAACATTTACCTATGTGAGGGATGATTTTTTAAGCAAAAAGAATGTCTTGACTTCTCAAATTTTTGAACTGGTGAGACAGACTTTATTTGCCCCCTTAGCTCAAGATGGTGCTTTTGAGCCAGCCTTATTTGAAATTGAAAGAAAACAGTTATTGGCTAGTCTAGCTACTGATATGGATGATTCATTTTATTTTGCTCATAAGGAGTTGGATAGCTTGTTCTTCCATGATGAGCGTCTTCAATTGAGATATAGTGATTTACGAAATCGCATTTCAAATGAGTCTCCGGGAAGTAGCTACACTTGCTTTCAAGATGCTCTCAACAAAGATCGGATTGATTTCTTTTTCTTAGGTGATTTTAATGAAGTTGAAGTGAAGGAGTGGTTGAGGTCATTCTCCTTTACTGGGCGTCAAATCGATGTCAAGCCTCAGTACAAACAACCATATTCAAATGTCCTTCGGGAAGGAATGGTTCGTAAGAATGTGGGCCAATCTGTTTTGGAATTGGCTTACCATTGTTCTACGAGCTATGGAGACAAGCATCATTTGGCCATGGTAGTAATGAATGGTCTGTTAGGTGGTTTTGCTCACTCTAAGCTTTTTACAAATGTTCGGGAAAATGCTGGTCTAGCCTACACTATCTCCAGTCAATTGGATTTATTTAGTGGTCAATTGAGGATGTATGCTGGCATTGATCGGGAAAAGCGCAATCAAGCCAGAAAACTGATGAATCATCAATTACTTGAACTAAAGAAAGGTAATTTTACAGATTTGGAGATTGAACAGACTAAGGAGATGATTCGCAGAACCTTATTGCTTGCGCAAGATAGTCAGAGCTCACTAATCGAGCGAGTTTACTTGAATAGTTTGTTAGGGAAATCTACATCAGATTTTGACAATTGGATTGAAAAATTAAATCAAGTTGATAAAGAAGCTATCTGCAAAGCAGCAAATAGTGTTCGGTTACAAGCGATATACTTTATGGAAGGAATAGAATGA
- the yaaA gene encoding S4 domain-containing protein YaaA — MEYKLFEEFITLQALLKELGIIQSGGAIKSFLMEHQVYFNGELENRRGKKIRIGDTIDIPDLKIDITLTQPSLKEQEEYQADKIEKERIAKLVKEMNKGVKKEKQKTTSSPKVKQAPRFPGR, encoded by the coding sequence ATGGAATACAAATTATTTGAAGAATTTATTACGCTCCAAGCCCTTCTAAAAGAGCTTGGAATTATACAGAGCGGTGGTGCTATTAAATCCTTTTTAATGGAGCATCAAGTTTACTTTAATGGTGAATTAGAAAATAGACGTGGAAAAAAAATCCGTATTGGAGATACGATTGACATTCCTGATTTAAAGATTGACATCACCTTGACACAACCAAGTTTAAAAGAGCAAGAAGAATACCAAGCAGATAAGATTGAAAAAGAGCGGATTGCTAAACTTGTCAAAGAGATGAATAAGGGTGTAAAGAAAGAGAAACAAAAAACTACTTCATCACCTAAAGTCAAACAAGCTCCACGTTTTCCAGGAAGATAA
- the recF gene encoding DNA replication/repair protein RecF (All proteins in this family for which functions are known are DNA-binding proteins that assist the filamentation of RecA onto DNA for the initiation of recombination or recombinational repair.), which yields MWLQHLTIKTFRNYKEAKIDFNPKLNVFLGQNAQGKTNILEAIYFLALTRSHRTRTDKNLIHFDEEQLHLSGMLQKKTGSIPLEIDLTPKGRVTKVNHLKQARLSDYIGHMNVVLFAPEDLQLIKGAPSVRRKFIDIELGQIKPIYLSDLSNYNHILKQRNTYLKSSHKIDETFLSVLDDQLVEYGCRVIKHRIKFIKDLEKFGQKKHLEISNKLEELSISYQSSVNFTNEEQLTSSFKMALEKSRSRDLFKKNTGVGPHRDDISFYINGMDASFGSQGQHRSLVLSIKLAEIELMESITKESPILLLDDVMSELDNTRQLKLLETISQSIQTFITTTSLDHLQNLPENLSIFNIQNGKISVNPH from the coding sequence ATGTGGCTCCAGCATTTAACAATAAAAACCTTTCGAAACTACAAAGAGGCAAAAATTGATTTCAATCCAAAATTAAACGTCTTTTTAGGCCAAAATGCTCAAGGAAAAACCAATATTCTAGAAGCAATCTATTTCTTAGCCTTGACACGTAGTCATCGTACTCGGACAGATAAAAATCTCATTCATTTTGATGAAGAACAACTCCATCTTTCTGGCATGCTACAGAAAAAAACAGGTTCTATCCCTCTAGAAATTGATTTAACACCAAAAGGGCGTGTGACTAAAGTCAATCACTTAAAACAAGCTCGTCTCTCAGACTACATCGGACATATGAATGTGGTTCTCTTCGCACCTGAGGATCTCCAATTAATTAAAGGAGCACCCTCCGTTCGTCGAAAATTTATAGACATCGAACTGGGACAAATTAAACCAATTTACTTGTCAGACCTGTCAAACTACAACCATATACTCAAGCAAAGAAATACGTATCTAAAATCTAGCCATAAGATTGACGAAACTTTTCTGTCAGTCTTAGATGATCAGTTAGTAGAGTATGGTTGTCGCGTTATAAAGCATCGAATAAAATTCATTAAAGATTTAGAGAAATTTGGTCAAAAAAAACACTTAGAAATTTCAAATAAATTAGAAGAGCTGTCAATATCTTATCAATCATCTGTCAACTTCACTAATGAAGAACAGCTAACTAGTTCTTTTAAAATGGCTTTAGAAAAAAGTAGATCAAGAGACTTATTTAAAAAGAATACTGGTGTTGGCCCTCATCGAGATGATATTTCTTTCTATATCAATGGTATGGACGCTAGTTTTGGAAGTCAGGGTCAACATCGCAGTCTTGTACTCTCTATAAAATTAGCAGAAATAGAGTTAATGGAAAGTATTACTAAAGAATCTCCAATATTACTACTTGACGATGTTATGAGCGAACTTGACAACACTAGACAACTAAAATTATTAGAAACGATTTCACAATCTATCCAAACCTTTATCACAACAACAAGTTTAGACCACTTGCAAAATTTGCCAGAAAATCTTAGTATCTTCAATATCCAAAATGGTAAAATATCTGTAAACCCACATTGA
- the guaB gene encoding IMP dehydrogenase, translating to MSNWDTKFLKKGFTFDDVLLIPSESHVLPNDADLTTKLADNLTLNIPIITAAMDTVTESQMAIAIARAGGLGVIHKNMSIAQQADEVRKVKRSENGVIIDPFFLTPEHTIAEADELMGRYRISGVPVVETLENRKLVGILTNRDLRFISDYNQPISNHMTSENLVTAPVGTDLATAESILQEHRIEKLPLVDEEGRLSGLITIKDIEKVIEFPNAAKDEFGRLLVAGAVGVTSDTFERAEALFEAGADAIVIDTAHGHSAGVLRKIAEIRAHFPDRTLIAGNIATAEGARALYDAGVDVVKVGIGPGSICTTRVIAGVGVPQVTAIYDAAAVAREYGKTIIADGGIKYSGDIVKALAAGGNAVMLGSMFAGTDEAPGETEIFQGRKFKTYRGMGSIAAMKKGSSDRYFQGSVNEANKLVPEGIEGRVAYKGAAADIVFQMIGGIRSGMGYCGAANLKELHDNAQFIEMSGAGLKESHPHDVQITNEAPNYSM from the coding sequence ATGTCTAATTGGGACACTAAATTTTTGAAAAAAGGTTTTACCTTTGATGATGTATTGCTCATTCCATCAGAAAGTCATGTGTTGCCTAATGATGCAGATTTAACAACAAAATTGGCAGATAATCTGACTTTAAATATCCCAATTATTACAGCCGCCATGGACACGGTCACAGAAAGTCAAATGGCCATTGCCATTGCTCGTGCAGGTGGTCTTGGAGTAATCCATAAAAATATGTCTATTGCGCAACAGGCAGATGAAGTTCGCAAGGTAAAACGTTCTGAAAATGGTGTCATTATTGATCCATTCTTCTTGACTCCAGAACACACTATTGCTGAAGCAGACGAACTGATGGGACGCTACCGTATCAGTGGTGTTCCAGTTGTGGAAACACTTGAAAATCGTAAATTGGTTGGTATTTTGACAAACCGAGATCTTCGCTTTATTTCAGATTACAATCAGCCAATCTCAAACCACATGACCAGTGAAAATCTTGTTACTGCTCCTGTGGGTACAGATCTTGCAACAGCTGAAAGCATTCTTCAAGAACACCGTATTGAAAAACTTCCTTTGGTAGACGAAGAAGGTCGTCTTTCTGGCTTGATTACTATCAAAGATATTGAAAAAGTGATTGAGTTTCCAAATGCAGCGAAAGATGAATTTGGTCGTCTTCTAGTTGCGGGTGCGGTGGGTGTCACTTCAGATACATTTGAACGTGCAGAGGCTCTCTTTGAAGCAGGAGCTGACGCAATTGTTATTGATACTGCACATGGTCACTCTGCTGGGGTTCTACGTAAAATTGCTGAGATTCGTGCTCATTTCCCAGATCGCACTTTGATTGCTGGTAATATTGCAACTGCAGAAGGTGCGCGTGCTCTTTATGATGCTGGTGTAGATGTTGTCAAAGTCGGTATTGGACCAGGTTCTATCTGTACTACTCGTGTGATTGCAGGTGTCGGAGTTCCTCAAGTTACAGCAATCTATGATGCGGCAGCAGTTGCGCGCGAATATGGAAAAACGATTATTGCTGATGGTGGAATCAAGTATTCTGGAGATATTGTAAAAGCCCTTGCTGCAGGTGGAAATGCGGTTATGCTTGGATCAATGTTCGCTGGAACAGACGAAGCACCAGGTGAAACGGAAATCTTCCAAGGACGTAAGTTTAAGACTTACCGTGGTATGGGATCAATCGCTGCAATGAAGAAAGGTTCAAGTGACCGTTACTTCCAAGGTTCTGTCAATGAAGCAAACAAACTTGTTCCAGAAGGAATTGAAGGCCGTGTTGCCTATAAAGGAGCAGCAGCTGATATTGTCTTCCAAATGATTGGAGGTATTCGCTCTGGTATGGGTTACTGTGGTGCAGCTAACCTTAAAGAACTACACGACAATGCTCAATTTATTGAAATGTCGGGTGCAGGTTTGAAAGAAAGCCATCCTCATGATGTACAAATCACTAATGAGGCGCCAAACTACTCTATGTAA
- the trpS gene encoding tryptophan--tRNA ligase, whose translation MTKPIILTGDRPTGKLHIGHYVGSLKNRVLLQEEDKYDMFVFLADQQALTDHAKDPQTIVESIGNVALDYLAVGLDPSKSTIFIQSQIPELAELSMYYMNLVSLARLERNPTVKTEIAQKGFGESIPTGFLVYPIAQAADITAFKANYVPVGTDQKPMIEQTREIVRSFNNAYNCDVLVEPEGIYPENERAGRLPGLDGNAKMSKSLNNGIYLADDADTLRKKVMSMYTDPDHIRVEDPGRIEGNMVFHYLDVFGRPEDAQDIAEMKEHYQRGGLGDVKTKRYLLEILERELGPIRERRIEFAKDMGEVYNMLQKGSEKAREVAGQTLSEVKGAMGLNYFK comes from the coding sequence ATGACGAAACCCATTATTTTAACAGGAGATCGCCCAACAGGAAAACTGCATATTGGACATTATGTTGGGAGTCTTAAAAATAGAGTATTGCTGCAGGAAGAAGACAAGTATGACATGTTTGTTTTTTTGGCTGACCAACAAGCCTTGACAGATCACGCCAAAGACCCTCAAACGATTGTAGAATCGATTGGGAATGTTGCCTTGGATTATTTAGCAGTTGGATTGGATCCAAGTAAATCAACTATCTTTATTCAAAGTCAAATTCCAGAGTTGGCTGAACTATCTATGTACTATATGAATCTAGTCTCATTAGCTCGTTTGGAGCGCAATCCTACAGTGAAAACAGAGATTGCTCAGAAAGGGTTTGGAGAAAGTATTCCGACAGGATTTTTGGTTTATCCAATTGCGCAAGCAGCAGATATTACTGCCTTCAAGGCTAATTATGTTCCTGTAGGAACAGACCAAAAACCAATGATTGAGCAAACTCGCGAGATTGTTCGTTCTTTTAACAACGCATATAACTGTGATGTCTTGGTGGAACCAGAAGGGATATATCCAGAAAATGAGAGAGCAGGACGTTTGCCTGGGTTAGATGGAAATGCTAAAATGTCTAAATCCCTTAATAATGGTATTTATCTAGCCGATGATGCGGATACCTTGCGTAAAAAAGTCATGAGTATGTATACTGATCCGGACCATATTCGGGTTGAGGATCCAGGTAGGATTGAAGGAAATATGGTGTTCCATTATCTAGATGTGTTTGGTCGTCCTGAAGATGCTCAAGACATTGCAGAGATGAAAGAACACTATCAACGTGGTGGTCTTGGCGATGTGAAGACGAAGCGTTATCTACTTGAAATACTCGAACGCGAACTTGGTCCTATTCGTGAGCGCCGTATCGAATTTGCTAAGGATATGGGTGAAGTGTACAATATGCTTCAAAAAGGTAGTGAAAAAGCTCGTGAGGTTGCAGGGCAAACTCTATCTGAAGTTAAGGGAGCGATGGGACTAAATTATTTTAAATAA
- a CDS encoding ATP-binding cassette domain-containing protein, which translates to MLTVSDVSLRFSDRKLFDDVNIKFTEGNTYGLIGANGAGKSTFLKILAGDIEPTTGHISLGPDERLSVLRQNHFDYEDERAIDVVIMGNEKLYSIMKEKDAIYMKEDFSDEDGVRAAELEGEFAELGGWEAESEASQLLQNLNIPEELHYQNMSELANGEKVKVLLAKALFGKPDVLLLDEPTNGLDIQSITWLEDFLIDFDNTVIVVSHDRHFLNKVCTHMADLDFGKIKLYVGNYDFWKESSELAAKLLADRNAKAEEKIKQLQEFVARFSANASKSRQATSRKKMLDKIELEEIVPSSRKYPFINFKAEREIGNDLLTVENLTVKIDGETILDNISFILRPGDKTALIGQNDIQTTALIRAIMGDIDYEGTVKWGVTTSRSYLPKDNSADFAGGESILDWLRQFASKEEDDNTFLRGFLGRMLFSGDEVNKPVNVLSGGEKVRVMLSKLMLLKSNVLVLDDPTNHLDLESISSLNDGLKNFKESIIFASHDHEFIQTLANHIIVLSKNGVIDRIDETYDEFLENAEVQAKVKELWKD; encoded by the coding sequence TTGCTTACAGTATCTGATGTTTCACTACGTTTTAGTGATCGCAAACTTTTTGATGATGTCAATATCAAATTTACAGAAGGAAATACATACGGATTAATTGGTGCTAATGGTGCTGGGAAGTCTACATTCTTAAAAATCTTAGCTGGTGATATCGAGCCAACAACTGGTCACATCTCTCTTGGTCCAGATGAACGTCTCTCTGTCCTCCGTCAAAATCACTTTGACTATGAAGATGAACGTGCAATTGATGTTGTTATCATGGGAAATGAAAAACTTTATAGCATCATGAAGGAAAAAGATGCTATTTACATGAAGGAAGATTTTTCCGATGAAGATGGTGTTCGTGCAGCTGAACTTGAAGGTGAATTTGCCGAACTTGGAGGCTGGGAGGCAGAGAGCGAAGCATCTCAACTACTTCAAAACCTAAATATTCCAGAAGAATTGCACTACCAAAACATGAGCGAATTGGCCAATGGTGAAAAAGTGAAGGTTCTCCTTGCTAAAGCCTTATTTGGTAAACCTGATGTTCTTCTTTTGGACGAGCCGACCAACGGTCTTGATATACAGTCTATTACTTGGTTAGAAGATTTCTTGATTGACTTTGATAACACCGTTATCGTTGTATCCCATGACCGCCACTTCTTAAACAAAGTATGTACCCACATGGCTGACCTTGACTTTGGAAAAATCAAACTCTATGTCGGAAACTACGACTTCTGGAAGGAATCTTCTGAGCTTGCTGCTAAATTGCTAGCAGACCGTAATGCCAAGGCAGAAGAAAAAATTAAACAATTGCAAGAATTCGTTGCTCGATTCTCTGCCAACGCTTCTAAGTCAAGACAGGCAACGTCTCGTAAAAAAATGCTTGACAAGATTGAGCTAGAAGAGATTGTGCCATCTAGTCGTAAATATCCATTTATTAACTTTAAAGCAGAACGTGAGATTGGTAATGATCTCTTGACAGTAGAAAATCTAACTGTAAAGATTGATGGTGAAACTATCCTAGACAATATTAGTTTCATCTTGCGTCCAGGTGATAAGACAGCTCTTATTGGACAAAATGACATCCAAACTACTGCATTAATTCGTGCAATCATGGGTGATATCGACTATGAAGGAACTGTCAAGTGGGGAGTTACTACTAGCCGTTCTTACTTACCAAAAGATAACTCTGCTGATTTTGCAGGAGGAGAGTCAATCCTTGACTGGTTGCGTCAATTTGCAAGTAAAGAAGAAGATGACAATACCTTCCTACGTGGTTTCCTTGGTCGTATGCTCTTTTCTGGAGATGAGGTTAACAAACCTGTAAACGTCTTATCAGGGGGAGAAAAAGTGCGTGTCATGCTTTCAAAACTCATGCTCTTGAAATCAAATGTCCTTGTACTTGATGATCCAACAAACCACTTGGACTTGGAATCTATCTCAAGCTTGAACGATGGATTGAAAAACTTTAAAGAATCAATCATCTTTGCCAGTCATGACCATGAGTTCATCCAAACTTTGGCAAACCATATCATTGTTTTGTCTAAGAATGGCGTCATTGATCGTATCGATGAAACCTATGATGAATTCCTAGAAAATGCAGAAGTACAAGCAAAAGTTAAAGAACTTTGGAAAGATTAA
- a CDS encoding YfhO family protein has translation MKSFFKTHWTYFVSFIIPLVIMTGVYLTQGIYWNSNTSPLLGDGFHQYVIFDVALRNILHGNGSLFYTFTSGLGLNFYALSSYYLGSFLSPLVYFFNLSNMPDAVYLTTLLKFGLIGLSTFFSLNRLFKDIPKFLKLALSTSYALMSFTVSQLEIKTWLDVFILIPLIITGLHLLITQKKRLLYFTSLSILFIQNYYFGYMTALFLIFWYLCQISWDFKTRKSSFFDFVVTSFLAGMASLIMTLPTLFDLQTHGEKLTAITKLKTDSSWYLDIFAKQFIGSFDTTKYGSIPMIFVGLLPFILTILFFTIKSIRFHVKLIYAIFFTFLITSFYIEALDLFWQGMHTPNMFLHRYAWIFSTLLIYTAAEVLNRLKELKLWNLFVSLFLVLTGFLATVYFKSHYSFLTDLNILLTLEFLLVYALLLLAVIKKFISVNLFAILLSLFITVEISLNASSQMEGIAKEWAFASRSAYNRDITAMESILNQIDDPFTRTEKLQIQTGNDSMKFKYNGISQFSSVRNRSASTSLDKLGFKSSGTNLNLRYANNSILADSLFGIQYNISETSLDKYGFQEIYQKDYLTLYKNQLSLPIAFATQSIYKDVNFNNHTLDNQALFINQLANLNLDYFSQIAYDKTDTSDGLTSITGSANEDAKIDYQIEVPQNSQVYLSFSNLHFTNDKQKKVDILVNGEKKTFTTDNAFNFFNLGYTEEQKTFNISVSFPGNSQVSFESPTFYRLDTQALTEAIQKIKEQPVEVSTSKNKVFATYEVKQDTSIFFTIPYDKGWSAYQDGKKLEIKQAQTGFMKVDVPKGKGTITLSFIPNGFVIGVVSSVTALLLFGIYNHRRNLSKT, from the coding sequence ATGAAATCATTTTTTAAAACACATTGGACCTATTTTGTTTCTTTCATAATTCCTTTAGTAATTATGACTGGAGTATACCTAACTCAAGGTATCTACTGGAATAGCAATACATCTCCACTATTAGGAGACGGTTTTCATCAATACGTTATTTTTGATGTAGCTTTACGAAATATTTTACATGGAAATGGCAGTTTGTTTTACACCTTTACAAGTGGCCTCGGACTGAATTTCTATGCTCTATCTAGTTATTACTTGGGTAGCTTTCTCTCACCTCTAGTTTACTTTTTTAATCTGTCGAATATGCCAGATGCTGTTTATCTGACCACTCTATTAAAATTTGGATTGATTGGTCTGTCAACCTTCTTTAGTTTGAATAGATTATTTAAAGATATCCCAAAATTTTTAAAACTTGCCTTATCTACTTCCTATGCTTTAATGAGCTTCACTGTCAGTCAGTTAGAGATAAAAACCTGGCTAGATGTTTTTATCTTGATTCCTTTAATTATAACTGGTTTACACCTGCTTATAACACAAAAGAAGCGCCTACTATACTTTACAAGTTTGTCAATCTTATTTATTCAAAATTATTATTTTGGGTATATGACAGCATTGTTTCTTATTTTCTGGTATCTTTGCCAAATTTCTTGGGACTTTAAAACTCGAAAATCATCTTTTTTTGATTTTGTAGTTACCTCCTTTTTAGCAGGAATGGCTAGTTTGATTATGACTCTTCCTACACTGTTTGATTTACAAACTCATGGGGAGAAGTTAACTGCCATCACAAAATTGAAAACAGATAGTAGTTGGTATCTGGATATTTTCGCAAAACAATTCATTGGATCTTTTGATACAACTAAATATGGATCTATACCAATGATTTTTGTTGGATTGCTTCCCTTTATTTTAACCATTCTATTTTTTACAATAAAATCCATAAGGTTTCACGTGAAACTTATCTATGCAATTTTCTTTACTTTTTTAATAACAAGCTTTTACATAGAAGCACTTGATTTATTTTGGCAAGGGATGCATACCCCAAATATGTTTTTGCATCGCTATGCTTGGATTTTTTCCACTCTGTTAATTTATACTGCAGCAGAAGTCTTAAATCGTCTGAAAGAACTGAAGCTCTGGAATCTATTTGTCTCACTTTTTCTTGTGCTAACAGGATTTTTGGCTACTGTGTATTTTAAATCACACTATTCTTTTCTAACAGATTTGAATATCCTACTCACTCTTGAATTTCTACTGGTTTATGCTCTTTTACTTCTTGCAGTCATTAAAAAATTTATCTCTGTAAATCTATTTGCAATTCTTTTGTCTTTATTTATAACAGTTGAGATAAGCTTAAATGCTTCATCTCAAATGGAAGGAATAGCTAAAGAATGGGCCTTTGCTTCTCGTAGCGCCTATAATAGAGATATCACCGCTATGGAATCCATTCTAAACCAAATTGACGATCCATTTACACGTACTGAGAAACTGCAAATTCAGACTGGAAATGACAGTATGAAATTTAAATACAATGGAATCTCTCAATTTTCATCTGTACGAAATCGTTCAGCTAGCACTAGTTTGGATAAACTGGGATTCAAATCCTCTGGAACCAACCTCAATCTCCGTTATGCAAATAACAGTATTTTAGCAGACAGTTTATTTGGAATCCAGTACAATATTTCTGAAACTTCACTTGATAAATATGGATTTCAAGAGATTTATCAAAAGGATTATTTAACCTTATATAAAAATCAACTCTCTTTACCAATTGCTTTTGCCACTCAATCTATTTACAAAGATGTAAACTTTAACAATCACACTCTAGATAATCAGGCCTTATTTATAAACCAGCTTGCTAATCTCAACTTAGATTACTTCTCCCAAATAGCATATGATAAAACAGATACTTCAGATGGTTTAACGAGCATCACAGGTTCCGCTAATGAAGATGCAAAGATTGATTATCAAATTGAGGTTCCTCAAAATAGCCAAGTCTATCTCTCTTTTTCAAATCTTCATTTTACAAACGATAAGCAAAAGAAAGTTGACATCCTTGTCAACGGTGAAAAAAAGACTTTTACAACTGACAATGCTTTTAATTTCTTTAATTTAGGTTATACTGAAGAACAAAAAACTTTCAATATCAGTGTTAGTTTCCCTGGAAATTCTCAGGTGTCATTTGAATCTCCAACCTTCTATCGTTTAGATACTCAGGCTCTTACTGAGGCAATCCAAAAGATTAAAGAACAACCTGTAGAAGTATCCACCTCTAAAAATAAAGTCTTTGCTACATATGAAGTAAAACAAGATACCTCTATTTTCTTCACTATTCCTTATGACAAAGGTTGGTCTGCATACCAGGATGGGAAAAAACTTGAAATCAAGCAGGCTCAAACTGGTTTTATGAAAGTTGATGTTCCAAAAGGAAAAGGCACCATTACACTTTCCTTTATTCCCAATGGTTTTGTTATTGGAGTAGTCTCCTCAGTAACTGCCCTTCTTCTTTTTGGGATCTATAATCACAGACGAAATTTATCTAAGACATAA